The genome window GTTCATCAACTCGGCTTATCTGCGACAGGGACGGGCTGATGAGTTCATGCTGAAGCGTCCGGGGGAACGCAAACAAATTCTGGCAGACTTGCTGAAGTTGCGGCAATACGACGACCTGGCAGAGCAGGCGAAGGAGCGATCGCGCCAACTCAAAGCCGAGGTCACCTTACTGGAACGAAACCTGGAGGTAATCACCACGCAACTGGAACAACGGCAGGCACTCGCGACCGAGCAGGAAGCCCTGGCAACCACCCTGGCAAACTGGCAGCAGCAACAGGAACAGGATGCCGACACGTTGCGCCAACTGCAAGCCATCCAACAACAATGTTTGACCTGGCAGCAACAGTTAAACCTGCATCAACAACAGCAACAACACTTGACTCAGGATTGTCAACGGTTGCAACAGGAAATTGCCGCTACTCAGCAGCAACAACGCCAGTTAGAGGCGATCTTGCAGCAAGCAGAGGCGATCGCCACAGGCTACACCCAATTTCAACAACTGCAAGCAGAAGAAGAAAGTCAGAACCGCAAATTTCAAGCCCACCAAACAGCAGTCCAGCAGTATCAACAACTCCAACAACAACAAGCAGAAGCGGTCAACACCTTAAAAGATCAACTGCGACAGGCACAGGCGCAACTGGAAGCCCTGTATCAGCAACGAGATGAAATCGCTGCCATGCTTGTCAAGGCTCCCGATATTGAGGCAGCACTGGAACAGTTGAAACTGGCGCGATCGCACCTGGCAGACCTGGATCAATTGCAACTCAAGGTGGCTCCTCTGCTGCAACGTCGCCAACAGGTGCAAAGTACGCTCGATCGCCACCAGGCTCGACTCACGGTGCGTCTGGAGGAATTGCAAGCTACAGCAAAACTATTGGAAGCCCAACAACACCGCCAACCACAAATTCAACGAGCGGTGTTAGAAGTAACCGAACTGGTAGAGCATCTGGAGCAACGTCGCCTCTATCAACAACGGGTACGCGAAAAGGGATTGGAGCGGCGCAACTTTATGGAGCGGTTGCAAGCTCACCAACGCGACTATGAGTTAAAGCTGGCGGAACTCGACCATAAAATTGCCATGCTGAAACAGGGGCACGGTGAGGCTAGCTCTGAGGAAGCCATAGCCTTGCCATCTACCCCCCAAGCCGATGCACCTTATCCTGCGATCGCCCAACTCTCGTCTCCTCTGGTGTCCACGTCAGAGTATCCCCCTTGTCCTTTGTGCGATCGCCCCCTGGATGAGCACCATTGGACGCTAGTGCTGGAAAAACACCAGGCTGAACAGCAGGAAGTCCAGGATCAACTGTGGGTGATTCGGGAACAACTGGTGGTTTCGGAGCGCGAGATTCAAGTTTTGCGGCAAGAGTACCGTGACCTGGAAAAGGAACTGTCTGCCTATGGCTCCATTCTGGAGCGACGGGGACAATTGCAGGAACAGTTGCAGGGGGTTAGCGATGAGCAGACCCGACTCCAGCACATTGCGGCAGAACAAGCCGAATTGGAGCGATCGCTGCACAGCGGCAACTACGCCCCCGAACTCCAGGAGGAACTGCGGTTGCTCGATCAAACACTGCAACAACTCAACTACGACGACAAAAACCACGCGATCGCCAGAGGGGAGGTCGATCGCTGGCGGTGGGCTGAGATTAAACAGGCAGAAATCAAGCAAGCCCAACGTCGCGCTGCCCAAATTGCGGCTCGTCAACCAGAGCTAGAGGCAACCATTGCCGACCTGGAGCTACGCCTGGAGACAATCCACCATACCTCACCCCTACAACAACAGATTCACCAGTTAGAACAGCATATTGCTGACATTGGTTACGACTTACAGCGACACACCGCTATTCGATCGGCGTTGCGTCAAGCGCAAGCGTGGCAATTACGCCAACAAGAACTGACCCAGGCACAACAACACTATCCCCAACTGCAACAGCGACTGCATGAGTTAGGGGACGTATTCGCTGCACGCACTCAAGCATTGCAGTCTGTCATGGCTCAGGTGGAAGAACTGAACCAACAGTTACAGCAGATAGGCGAGCACTCTGGAGGGAAAACGGCTGCACAACGCACGGCCACTATTCACCAGCTAGAGCAGCAGATGCTGCAACGCCGCACCCAGCTTGATGAACAGTTGGCTCGACTGGGACGCTTACAACAACAACAGCAACAACTCGACCTGTTACAGCAGCAATCGGAGACGCAGCAGCAGCAGTTGCAAACCCTGCGGCGACAAGCCCGAATTCATCAAGAACTGGCGCAAGCTTTCGGCAAGAACGGCATTCAAGCCTTGATGATCGAGAACGTGTTGCCCCAACTGGAAACCGAAGCTAACCGCATTTTGGGGCAACTCAGCAACCACCAACTGCACGTCCAATTTGTGACGCAACGAGCCGGACGACGACGCAGCAACGCCCAGGCGACCAAACTGATTGACACCCTCGACATCCTCATTGCCGATGCTCAGGGCACCCGCCCCTACGAAACCTATTCGGGAGGAGAGGCATTTCGCGTTAACTTCGCCATCCGCCTGGCACTGGCACGCCTGCTAGCCCAGCGATCGGGCACGGCTCTACAAATGCTGATCGTCGATGAGGGCTTCGGTACGCAGGACACGGAGGGGTGCGATCGCCTCATTTCTGCGATCAACGCGATCGCCTCTGACTTCGCCTGCATTCTCACGGTGACCCACATGCCCCACTTTAAGGAAGCCTTTCAAGCCCGCATCGAAGTGTGCAAAACGCCTGATGGTTCTCGATTACAGTTTTCGATTTAAGGGGAATGACCAAATCCATGTACAATACTCTACGAACTGAGCCAATCAGGTTGTGCCAATGCAGTTTTGTAAAGTTGCAGATTTCGTTGATTGGAATAACCCCGACTTTCAAGCGATCGCTGACCTACTGAACCTGGAGGGAAAAAGCCGCAAAGTTTGGGAATTTATTCAGGTCTATCGCGGACTCAAAGAACTGGGGTTGCTCAACGGTGAAAGCAGGGGTCTGGGTCTGGGTGTGGGGCATGAGTGCTTAATTTACGCCTTTACCAATGTTTGCGGAGAAATCGTCGCCACAGATTTATACGACTCCCAAAACTGGTCAACCGCTTCCATGGCAGTCAATGAGGTCTACGAGCGCAGCCCCTATCCCTATCGGCGCGATCGCCTCAAGGTGCAACACATGGATATGACCCAGATTGAATATCCAGACGCCAGTTTTGACTTTGTTTGGAGTTGTTGCTCCATCGAACACGTCAGCAGCTTTGAAGATTTGCATCAGGTCTACGCCGAGATTCACCGGGTATTGAAACCGGGGGGAATTGCTGCCCTCACGACCGAATACAACCCTACCGATCGCCACAGCTATGAACCGCACATGCTGTTTACCGATCGCCACTGGATTGAGCATTGGATGACTGGAACTAATCCTCTGGTACAGGGGTTTGACCTGTTAGGGTCTGTCGATTTATCCCTTACTCCAATTCCTGAAAATGAGCCTGTACCCCGACGCGATCGCCGCAGCCCGATTCAGGTTCTCTCTAAAGACATCATTTTGAATAGTGTGTCGTTTTTCCTTCGCAAAGCTGGGGCGTTTTCCCAGCCCTATAACGATACGTGGCTACCGGAGGATCTGCGCGTTTATCTAGCCGCTTGCTCCAAACAAAAAGCGGCTCAACCGGAAGCCGCTCAAGCTCTATTTCGACAGTTATTAGAACGTCAAACATTGGAGCCACGACTACGAATTGCTACCTCCCGACAACTGCTTGCATCTCTCCTGGAGCAAAGCAATTTAGAGGCGGCAAAAGTAGCTTGCCAACAAGTTTTTCCTGTGGCTCAAACCGCCGAAGATGAGGATCACTTATTGCCAATTGCCCATGGCTGTCGGCGAGTTGGCTTATTCGATGAAGCTCACACTCTCTACAAACG of Oscillatoria sp. FACHB-1407 contains these proteins:
- a CDS encoding AAA family ATPase, whose protein sequence is MRLIGMIPLQLTLKNFLSYRAATLDFRGLHVACICGANGAGKSSLLEAIAWAVWGQSRVMAEDDVIHLGETETQVDFLFQCHQQTYRIIRSRYRQQSSSLEFQVQTPNGFRSLTERNMRSTQHLILQHLKLDYETFINSAYLRQGRADEFMLKRPGERKQILADLLKLRQYDDLAEQAKERSRQLKAEVTLLERNLEVITTQLEQRQALATEQEALATTLANWQQQQEQDADTLRQLQAIQQQCLTWQQQLNLHQQQQQHLTQDCQRLQQEIAATQQQQRQLEAILQQAEAIATGYTQFQQLQAEEESQNRKFQAHQTAVQQYQQLQQQQAEAVNTLKDQLRQAQAQLEALYQQRDEIAAMLVKAPDIEAALEQLKLARSHLADLDQLQLKVAPLLQRRQQVQSTLDRHQARLTVRLEELQATAKLLEAQQHRQPQIQRAVLEVTELVEHLEQRRLYQQRVREKGLERRNFMERLQAHQRDYELKLAELDHKIAMLKQGHGEASSEEAIALPSTPQADAPYPAIAQLSSPLVSTSEYPPCPLCDRPLDEHHWTLVLEKHQAEQQEVQDQLWVIREQLVVSEREIQVLRQEYRDLEKELSAYGSILERRGQLQEQLQGVSDEQTRLQHIAAEQAELERSLHSGNYAPELQEELRLLDQTLQQLNYDDKNHAIARGEVDRWRWAEIKQAEIKQAQRRAAQIAARQPELEATIADLELRLETIHHTSPLQQQIHQLEQHIADIGYDLQRHTAIRSALRQAQAWQLRQQELTQAQQHYPQLQQRLHELGDVFAARTQALQSVMAQVEELNQQLQQIGEHSGGKTAAQRTATIHQLEQQMLQRRTQLDEQLARLGRLQQQQQQLDLLQQQSETQQQQLQTLRRQARIHQELAQAFGKNGIQALMIENVLPQLETEANRILGQLSNHQLHVQFVTQRAGRRRSNAQATKLIDTLDILIADAQGTRPYETYSGGEAFRVNFAIRLALARLLAQRSGTALQMLIVDEGFGTQDTEGCDRLISAINAIASDFACILTVTHMPHFKEAFQARIEVCKTPDGSRLQFSI
- a CDS encoding methyltransferase domain-containing protein, whose product is MQFCKVADFVDWNNPDFQAIADLLNLEGKSRKVWEFIQVYRGLKELGLLNGESRGLGLGVGHECLIYAFTNVCGEIVATDLYDSQNWSTASMAVNEVYERSPYPYRRDRLKVQHMDMTQIEYPDASFDFVWSCCSIEHVSSFEDLHQVYAEIHRVLKPGGIAALTTEYNPTDRHSYEPHMLFTDRHWIEHWMTGTNPLVQGFDLLGSVDLSLTPIPENEPVPRRDRRSPIQVLSKDIILNSVSFFLRKAGAFSQPYNDTWLPEDLRVYLAACSKQKAAQPEAAQALFRQLLERQTLEPRLRIATSRQLLASLLEQSNLEAAKVACQQVFPVAQTAEDEDHLLPIAHGCRRVGLFDEAHTLYKRVEQLPGAHINQVVRSIICQAEYFDRQGDVEKALELTQKAYQETSSHTTDEAHKVYFHLGFYNEKLGRLDEAIAHYQSAISTSEPGTKFQNNCHLRLNLCLKRQSDMKAYPTGEQPSKLQSFVTATKQLIQQTIGSKKG